The proteins below are encoded in one region of Chrysemys picta bellii isolate R12L10 chromosome 4, ASM1138683v2, whole genome shotgun sequence:
- the SNX6 gene encoding sorting nexin-6 isoform X3, whose translation MTKEEFTKMKQELEAEYLAIFKKTVAMHEVFLCRVAAHPILRKDLNFHVFLEYNQDLSVRGKNKKEKLEDFFKNMVKSADGVIVSGVKDVDDFFEHERTFLVEYHNRVKDASGKSDKMTRSHKSVADDCNRIGSSLYTLGTQDSTDMCKFFLKVSELFDKTRKIEARVSADEDLKLSDLLKYYLRESQAAKDLLYRRSRSLVDYENANKALDKARAKNKDVLQAETTQQVCCQKFEKISESAKQELVDFKTRRVAAFRKNLVELAELELKHAKGNLQLLQSCLAVLNGDT comes from the exons ATGACTAAGGAAGAGTTCACCAAGATGAAACAAGAACTGGAAGC TGAGTATCTGGCAATATTCAAGAAGACAGTTGCAATGCATGAAGTGTTCTTGTGTCGTGTGGCAGCACATCCTATCTTGAGAAAAGATTTAAATTTCCATGTCTTCTTGGAATATAATCAGGAT TTGAGTGTTCGTgggaaaaacaagaaagagaaaCTTGAAGACTTCTTTAAAAACATGGTTAAATCAGCAGATGGTGTCATTGTTTCAGGAGTAAAG GATGTAGATGACTTCTTTGAACATGAAAGAACATTCCTTGTAGAATACCATAACCGAGTCAAAGATGCTTCTGGCAAATCTGATAAAATGACAAGATCACACAAAA GTGTTGCAGATGACTGTAATAGAATTGGTTCTTCATTATATACATTAGGAACGCAGGACTCCACAGATATGTGCAA GTTTTTTCTGAAGGTATCAGAGTTATTTGACAAAACAAGG aaaATAGAGGCACGGGTATCTGCAGATGAAGACCTTAAGCTTTCTGACCTTCTGAAATATTATTTAAGGGAATCACAAGCTGCTAAG GATCTCCTATATAGAAGATCTAGGTCACTAGTGGATTATGAAAATGCTAATAAGGCATTGGATAAAGCAAGAGCAAAAAATAAAGATGTGCTGCAAGCTGAAACCACTCAGCAAGTATGTTGTCAGAAATTTGAAAAAATATCTGAATCAGCAAAACAAG AACTTGTAGACTTTAAAACAAGAAGAGTTGCTGCATTCCGAAAGAATCTAGTGGAACTTGCAGAATTGGAACTGAAGCATGCTAAG